The Halostagnicola larsenii XH-48 region ATCCACTAGCGAAACCTCCAGTGACGATGACGAATCCACCGGCGGCGAAAGCCGTCTCCTCGAGCACGACGGCCAGATACCGGGATCGTTCCACAGCCGACTTCTGCTCGCCCCTGAACACGATTTGGGACTGTTTCTCGCGTACAACACCGACAGCGCCGCCGGCGCGGGTACCGACTTCATCGACGCCTTTCTGGAGGAATACCTCCCGCTCGAGGAGTCGGCGGAAGACGCAGTTCCCGACTCCGACGGTCGCCCCGAACGCGCCGACGAACTCGAAGGCAGCTATCGCGGCGTCTCGATTTCGGAGTCCGAGCCCGCGAAGTTCTGGTCGGTCGCACAGGCCGGTTCGGTCGACGTGTCCGTCGCCGACGATGGCGCACTCGTAACCGAAGTCGGGGGCGAGACGCGATGGATCGAACGCGAACCGCTCCTCTTTCAGCGGGAAGACGGCGACGACTTCTTGGCGTTCGGGGAAGACGGTGGCGAGATCAGATACCTCTTTCTCGGCTTTCAGGCGTTCGAGCGGCGCTCGTGGCACGAGTCGATGTCCGTCCACGCCGGGGTTGCGGGCGCGACGACGCTCGGGATGCTCTCCGGAGCCGTCGGCTGGCCGCTCGCGCGAGGATGGCGGTGGCTTCGAAGCGACGGAGACTCGGGAGCGGGTAGTCACGCGGAATCGGATGCCGCGATAGAAACGGGTTCGGACGACCCCCGACCGTCGAACGCCGACTCGAGTTCGGTCGTCGAGTCCGTCGGACGAACGGACGCGAGCGGAGCGTCCGGTGGGCAAACGCGTCAGACGAGACAGTCTGGCTCCTCGAGGGAGGCGAAACGGACCACACGGAGTAATTCGCTGTCGGATCCACGTCGATGGGGACGCTGGACCGCTGGCGGGACGATCGCGTGCCTGTTCGGGTTCGTACTCGGCGTCTTCGGCCTGTTGCTCGTCTACCCGTATACGCTTTTGAGCGATCCCCCGCTCGCGTTCGAAGTGTTGTTCGTGCTTCCGCTGCTCGGGATCGCCGGAACGGCAGTTTCGGCGTTTTACGCGGTCACCGCCTGGCGCGAGGGATACTGGAGTCGGCGATCGCGGATCCACTACACGCTCGTCGTCTGTGCGATGGCCGGCTTCTGCTGGCTGTTGTACTACTGGAACTTCGTCCGACTCCCGGTCTAACGCGGTAGGTGGTTTCGGGGACGGGATGTCTCAAACCCGCTCGCAAAAGGAACGCTCGTCGAGCCGTTACTGAACCTTCTCGCCGATCTCGGCGTCGCCGTGGGTCGTCAGCAGGTCCGCCTCGTCGCCCGCGGCGAGGATCATCCCGTTGGACTCGACGCCGAACAGTTCCGCCGGCTCCATGTTCGCCAGTAGGATGATCTTCTCGCCGGTCAGTTCCTCTAAGTCGTGTAACTGTTTGATCCCCGCGACGACCTGTCTGGTCTCGAAGCCGATATCGACCTCGAGTCGCGCGAGGTCGTCCGCCCCCTCGATTCCCTCCGCGACCTCGATCCGGCCGACGCGGATGTCCAGATCCTGGAACTCACCGAAGCCGATCCGGTCCTCGAGCAGAGGCTCGAGGTCGCCCGCGGCGTCGTTCTCATCGTGTTCGTCGTCCTCGTCTCCGTCAGGTTCACCGTCGGACGCCGCATCGACCCGTTCTGCGAGCTTCTCGTTTAGTTCGTCGACGCGCTCGTCTTCGATCTTCTCGAAGAGTTCGCCGGGTTCCGCGAAGTGACGCGGCGGTGCCTCGAGTGCGTCCTCGATCCTCGCGTCTTCGACGGCTCCGTCCTCGCCCAGTTGCTCCCAGAGCGCCTGGGCCTTGTCCGGCGTGATCGGCGCGATGAGGACGCCGACGGCTTTCGCGATCTGGACGCAGTCGCGGATGACCTGTGCGGCCTGTTCGGGCTCTTCGTCGGTAAGCTTCCAGGGCTCGTTGCGCTGGATGTACTCGTTGCCGAACTGGGCTAGTCGCGTCGCGGCCTGACCGATCCCGCGGATCGAGTAGTCGTTGACCGCCTCGCGAACCTCGCCGATGGCTCCCTCGATGCGGTCCTCGACGTCCGGGGAGACCTCTGCGTCCGGCGTCCCTTCGTAGTTTCTGTAGGCGAACAGGAGGCTGCGATACCAGAAGTTGCCGACCGTCCCGACGAGTTCGCCGTTTACCTTCTCCTGGAAGGCGTCCCACGAGAAGTCGACGTCCTGCTGGAGGCCGCCGGTCGTCATCAGGTAGTATCGCAGCAGGTCGGGATGGAACCCTTCCTCGAGGTACTCCTTCGCCCAGATCGCACGATTCCGGCTCGTCGAGAGGCCCTTGCCGTTGATCGTGATGAAGCCGGTCGCGGCGACCGCCCGCGGCGCGTTGTAGTCCGCCGCCTCGAGCATCGCGGGCCAGAAGATGGTGTGGTGCTGGATGATGTCCCGCCCGATGACGTGAACGATCTCGCCGTCTTCCTTCCAGACGCGCTCCCAGTCGTAGCCCTCGCCTTCGGCGCTCTCGGCGTATTGCTTGGTGCTCGAGATGTACTCGACGGGCGCGTCGACCCAGACGTAGAGGACGATGTCTTCCTCCGCATCGCCAGGATAATCGATCCCCCAGTCCATGTCGCGGGTGAGACACCAGTCCTGCAGTCCCTCTTCGATCCACTGACGGGGCTGGTTTCGGGCGTTCGAGGTGCCCTCGAGTCCGTCGAGGAATTCGGTGAGATAGTCCGAGAACTCCGAGACGCGGAAGAACTTGTGGGTTCGCTCGCGGTACTCGGCCGGGTTGCCCGTGATCGTACTCTTCGGATCCTCGACTTCGCCCGGCTCGAGGTGGCGCTGACAGCCCTCGTCGCACTCGTCGCCGCGGGCTTTCGCCCCGCAGTACGGGCAGGTCCCTTCGACGTATCGATCCGGAAGGTGGTCGTCGGCGACGGGGTCGTAGGCCACCCGAATCTCCTTCTCGTAGACGTAGCCCTCCTCCTCGAGCGTGCGGACGATCTCCTGGGTTAGTTCCGTGTTCGTCTCGTCGTGGGTGTGTCCGTAGTTGTCGAACTCGACGTTGAACTTCGGAAAGGTCTCGGCGTACTGTTCGTGCCACTCGAGGGCGAAATCCTCGGGGTCGACGCCCTGTTGCTCGGCGTTGACGGCGACCGGCGTTCCGTGCATGTCCGATCCCGAGACGTAGGCCGTCTCCTGGCCGAGCGTCTCTAAGGCGCGGGCGAACGAATCGCCGCCCACGTACGTTCGCAGGTGGCCGACGTGCAGGTCGCCGTTCGCGTAGGGCAACCCACAGGTCACCACCGCCTGCTGCTCCGTCGGAAACTCGTCGTGGCTCATACGTGTGCTGAGTCGACCGAGGGCGTAAAACCCGCCGGTTTTCGCTCGCGGGTGTGGCAATCGTTTCCGGTTTCAGTCTGTCCGGGGCGAGTCACATCGAATCGGGTGCTAGTTCGATACCGACTCCTCGAGCGTCCACACGTCCGGGAGCCACTCGAGGCGACTGGCAAAGAGCAAGCCGACGCCGGCGGCCATCGACCCGAAGAAGCCGGCGACGAAGACGGCACCGCCGGGCTCTGTGACGAGCGTGAGCGCCGATCCGACCAGAAACAGCCAGCCGAGCGCCTCCCACGGTCGGCCGTCGTAGAGCCGCCACGAGGCGAGCGAGAGCAAAAAGCCGCCGAAGGCGGCCGCGACGACGATGCCGTCGATCGCGAGCGAACTCGCTGTCAACAGCACGAATCCGACGACCGCGATCCAGTCGAAGTGGTCCATTTCCTCTTGGATATCCGTCTCGAGCGGATCGAAAAACGTGTGTCGATCCGGTCGTGCAGCGGTGAGTTCGGTACTGCCGGTCAGTCCCACTCAATCGTCGCTTACGACCGGCACGCTCGCACGACACTGGAGGCGATCCAGATCCGCGACGAACGCCTCGAGCATCGACCGCGTGACGTGGGGCATACAGACGATCCGCATCTCGCCGGTCGCCGTTCGGGAAATTCGCCACCCTTCGCGCCGAAGCGAGTCGAACGTCGAGACCGGCACGTCGGCGGCGACCAGCGGTAGCGTCGGTTCGACGACCTCGAAACCGCGCGCGACGAGCGCGTCGGCAAGCCAGTCGGCATTGTGCTGGGACCTGGCGTACTGGCGCTGGTAGCCGCCGGGCCAGAGCGCCTCCATCGCGGCGACCGCGCTCGCGACGCCGGCACCCGATCGGGTTCCCGTCAGCGTCGCCTGCGAGGTTGACTCGAGGTACGGCGTGTCGATCGCGAGTTCGTCGAGCAGCGTCTCCTCGCGGGCGAGAAGCCCGCCGGCGGGGACCGCGGCCTGTCCCATCTTGTGCGGGTCGATCGCCATCGTGTCGACCGGCGCGTGCGAAAAGTTCCACTCGTAGTCGGTA contains the following coding sequences:
- the metG gene encoding methionine--tRNA ligase; protein product: MSHDEFPTEQQAVVTCGLPYANGDLHVGHLRTYVGGDSFARALETLGQETAYVSGSDMHGTPVAVNAEQQGVDPEDFALEWHEQYAETFPKFNVEFDNYGHTHDETNTELTQEIVRTLEEEGYVYEKEIRVAYDPVADDHLPDRYVEGTCPYCGAKARGDECDEGCQRHLEPGEVEDPKSTITGNPAEYRERTHKFFRVSEFSDYLTEFLDGLEGTSNARNQPRQWIEEGLQDWCLTRDMDWGIDYPGDAEEDIVLYVWVDAPVEYISSTKQYAESAEGEGYDWERVWKEDGEIVHVIGRDIIQHHTIFWPAMLEAADYNAPRAVAATGFITINGKGLSTSRNRAIWAKEYLEEGFHPDLLRYYLMTTGGLQQDVDFSWDAFQEKVNGELVGTVGNFWYRSLLFAYRNYEGTPDAEVSPDVEDRIEGAIGEVREAVNDYSIRGIGQAATRLAQFGNEYIQRNEPWKLTDEEPEQAAQVIRDCVQIAKAVGVLIAPITPDKAQALWEQLGEDGAVEDARIEDALEAPPRHFAEPGELFEKIEDERVDELNEKLAERVDAASDGEPDGDEDDEHDENDAAGDLEPLLEDRIGFGEFQDLDIRVGRIEVAEGIEGADDLARLEVDIGFETRQVVAGIKQLHDLEELTGEKIILLANMEPAELFGVESNGMILAAGDEADLLTTHGDAEIGEKVQ
- a CDS encoding serine hydrolase domain-containing protein — encoded protein: MSNPRSRRRVLAGSALLGAASITGRVPQNGRAASDTDAPNQSDEPDSVSPSSGRSRSLELQELDDLESFVDETMRRNLEEHDVVGASVAVVHDDEIVFADGYGDASIDGSAVDAAETRFRVGSVSKPIVWTAVMQLIEAGSIDPDEDIRTYLESVPLPETEWEPITMAHLATHTAGFEQRYGGTWVRDPDDVRSLPTVLSEEQPERVRPPGSIVSYSNYGAALAAQVVADVTGTPFERYVRENVFDPLGMDTATFEQPVPDEPGTDVATGYTTLTGTPTESPGLHFEFAPAGSMSTTATEMGQFVRAHLNGGVVDGDRILEEETVEEMHDRWFTHHERLDGLSFGLLERSRGTGGSANDESTSETSSDDDESTGGESRLLEHDGQIPGSFHSRLLLAPEHDLGLFLAYNTDSAAGAGTDFIDAFLEEYLPLEESAEDAVPDSDGRPERADELEGSYRGVSISESEPAKFWSVAQAGSVDVSVADDGALVTEVGGETRWIEREPLLFQREDGDDFLAFGEDGGEIRYLFLGFQAFERRSWHESMSVHAGVAGATTLGMLSGAVGWPLARGWRWLRSDGDSGAGSHAESDAAIETGSDDPRPSNADSSSVVESVGRTDASGASGGQTRQTRQSGSSREAKRTTRSNSLSDPRRWGRWTAGGTIACLFGFVLGVFGLLLVYPYTLLSDPPLAFEVLFVLPLLGIAGTAVSAFYAVTAWREGYWSRRSRIHYTLVVCAMAGFCWLLYYWNFVRLPV